In Castanea sativa cultivar Marrone di Chiusa Pesio chromosome 6, ASM4071231v1, a single window of DNA contains:
- the LOC142640115 gene encoding embryo-specific protein ATS3A-like has protein sequence MKRTSILLIFIVSITIFSPAFGNKPNNQALLGSQKNCSYSIEIQTTCAPSADTTDHVSVRFSDSLGNLIIVKHLKNPKLLYAPKGGLKKQGGAYSGFERCAIDMFKASGPCMSQRVCSLYLKKVGSDNWRPGWVKVLHTQDGGHVVPVSYMFYFRTLVPENVWYGFDYCHSNGAFLPHAADFSRKD, from the coding sequence ATGAAGAGGACAAGTATTCTACTCATTTTCATTGTTTCTATCACAATTTTCTCACCAGCCTTTGGAAACAAGCCAAACAATCAGGCACTCCTGGGGTCCCAAAAAAATTGCTCATACTCAATTGAGATTCAGACAACTTGTGCACCATCAGCCGATACCACAGATCATGTGAGTGTCCGATTCAGCGACTCATTGGGAAATTTGATCATTGTGAAGCATCTAAAGAATCCCAAGTTGTTATATGCTCCAAAAGGTGGCTTAAAGAAACAAGGTGGTGCATATAGTGGGTTTGAACGTTGTGCCATTGACATGTTTAAAGCAAGTGGACCATGCATGAGTCAAAGGGTGTGCTCATTGTACCTTAAGAAAGTTGGGTCAGATAATTGGAGACCTGGTTGGGTGAAGGTACTTCATACCCAGGATGGTGGCCATGTGGTGCCAGTTTCTTACATGTTCTATTTTAGGACATTGGTGCCAGAGAATGTATGGTATGGGTTTGATTATTGTCACTCTAATGGAGCTTTTTTGCCTCATGCTGCAGATTTTAGTAGGAAGGACTAG
- the LOC142637919 gene encoding deaminated glutathione amidase, chloroplastic/cytosolic, which translates to MPICSNWLHLTPNKFYAHTPLIGFTHRHVITPTRSRCFARAVTSESVMAAASNSVRVAAAQMTSVNDLAVNFATCSSLVKEAVSAGAKLLCLPEAFSYVGARDGDSVKIAEPLDGPIMQRYCSLARESSIWLSLGGFQEKGSDDEHLHNTHVVIDDIGNIRSTYRKIHLFDVDVPGGRVYKESSFTEAGKDIVAVDSPIGRLGLTVCYDLRFPEIYQQLRFQHDAQVLLVPSAFTKVTGEAHWEILLRARAIETQCYVIAATQAGMNNDKRESYGDSLIIDPWGTVVGRLPDRLSTGIAVADIDLSLIDSVRAKMPIAKQRKPIEFWKSASL; encoded by the exons ATGCCAATTTGTAGTAATTGGCTTCACCTAACGCCAAACAAGTTCTACGCTCACACCCCCCTCATTGGCTTCACCCATCGACACGTCATCACTCCCACACGCTCCCGCTGTTTCGCACGTGCGGTCACCTCCGAGTCAGTCATGGCCGCCGCTTCTAACTCAGTCCGAGTCGCCGCCGCTCAGATGACCTCCGTCAACGACCTCGCCGTTAACTTTGCCACCTGTTCGAGCCTCGTCAAA GAAGCAGTGTCGGCTGGGGCGAAATTGCTTTGCCTCCCCGAAGCCTTCTCTTATGTAGGTGCGAGGGATGGCGATAGTGTCAAGATTGCAGAACCTTTAGATGGACCAATTATGCAAAGATACTGCTCTCTAGCAAG AGAATCCAGCATTTGGTTGTCACTTGGAGGCTTCCAGGAAAAAGGATCTGATGATGAACACCTGCATAACACACATGTTGTGATTGATGATATTGGGAACATTAGAAGCACTTATCGCAAGATACACTT gTTTGATGTGGATGTTCCTGGCGGAAGAGTATACAAGGAAAGTAGCTTTACAGAAGCGg GGAAGGATATCGTTGCTGTAGACAGCCCCATCGGACGTTTGGGTCTGACAGTTTGCTATGATTTAAGATTCCCAGAGATTTACCAGCAGCTTAGGTTCCAGCATGATGCACAG GTTCTATTGGTACCTTCGGCTTTCACTAAAGTAACTGGTGAGGCACACTGGGAGATTCTTCTTCGTGCTCGTGCAATTGAAACTCAATGCTAT GTCATAGCTGCCACACAAGCTGGAATGAACAATGATAAAAGAGAAAGCTATGGTGACTCCTTAATTATTGATCCATGGGGAACTGTAGTTGGTCGACTTCCCG ATCGATTGTCAACTGGGATTGCTGTGGCTGATATTGATTTGTCCTTAATTGATTCAGTGAGGGCAAAGATGCCAATTGCCAAG CAACGGAAGCCCATTGAATTCTGGAAATCTGCATCTCTGTAA